Proteins found in one Miscanthus floridulus cultivar M001 chromosome 4, ASM1932011v1, whole genome shotgun sequence genomic segment:
- the LOC136548566 gene encoding uncharacterized protein, with protein MCPIMAHRRCREPSTAARPASSSLAAAWRHRLHPTTHPARGGALESAQGNRPPKFHKIEFTTYDGSVDPLHWLTHCEQFFHGQLTLASQRTWMASYHLTGDAQTWYYALEQDEGQPPWDRFKDLCRLRFGPPIRGTRLAELGRLPFHSTVDEFTGRFQAVLAHARDISTRQKAELFVGGLPDHLRVDSSDYIDDDTFTGAEAATDTVAEDPTTPPDGATANALVVSVYALAGIRTYHTMLLPVTINREHLLALLDTGSTHTFLQSTVMRRLGIVPHGGNNLRVTVANGEHLSCEGIARDLPVLIGGESFPITCVGLTLGCFDFILGVDFLGALGPLLWDLEGLTVSFQRGDQRVMWQCMGAPGASTHQQHLATTTPDQQRPLLDQLLQQHGAIFDEPCGLPPRRTYDHRIHLLPGTAPVAVRPYRYP; from the exons ATGTGCCCGATCATGGCGCACCGACGGTGTCGGGAACCCTCTACGGCGGCAcggccggcctcctcctccttggcAGCAGCGTGGCGCCATCGCCTCCATCCTACCACGCACCCGGCTAGGGGGGGTGCCCTGGAATCAGCGCAGGGCAACAGGCCGCCCAAGTTCCACAAGATCGAGTTCACGACGTATGATGGCTCCGTCGATCCGCTGCACTGGCTCACGCACTGTGAGCAATTCTTCCACGGCCAACTCACGCTGGCATCGCAGCGCACCTGGATGGCGTCCTATCACCTCACGGGCGACGCCCAGACGTGGTACTATGCCCTCGAGCAGGACGAGGGCCAGCCGCCATGGGATCGGTTCAAGGACTTGTGTCGCCTTCGCTTCGGACCGCCCATTCGTGGCACTCGCCTGGCAGAGCTGGGCCGGCTGCCCTTCCACTCCACGGTGGACGAGTTCACAGGCCGTTTTCAAGCGGTCCTGGCCCACGCCCGGGACatctccacccgccagaaagcGGAACTCTTCGTGGGCGGCCTACCTGACCACCTCCGCGTGGAC TCCTCTGACTACATCGACGACGACACCTTTACCGGGGCAGAGGCTGCCACAGACACCGTGGCTGAGGACCCCACGACACCACCAGATGGGGCTACTGCTAATGCTCTGGTGGTCTCCGTGTATGCTCTTGCAGGGATCCGCACCTACCACACCATGCTGTTGCCCGTCACCATCAACAGGGAACATCTCCTCGCCCTGCTGGACACCGGCTCCACACACACTTTCCTCCAGAGTACGGTCATGCGACGCCTAGGGATTGTTCCGCATGGCGGTAACAACCTCCGTGTCACTGTCGCGAACGGGGAGCATTTGTCGTGCGAGGGAATCGCCCGTGATCTGCCCGTCCTCATCGGTGGCGAGTCCTTCCCCATCACGTGTGTGGGGCTCACCCTCGGCTGCTTCGacttcatcctcggcgtcgacttcCTGGGAGCTTTGGGGCCTCTCCTGTGGGACCTCGAGGGCCTCACTGTCTCCTTCCAGCGCGGTGACCAGCGCGTCATGTGGCAGTGCATGGGCGCCCCGGGTGCGTCGACACACCAGCAGCACCTGGCCACGACCACGCCTGACCAGCAGCGGCCACTGCTGGATCAGCTCCTGCAGCAACATGGGGCCATCTTCGACGAGCCATGTGGTCTTCCGCCCAGGCGCACctacgaccaccgcatccacctccTACCGGGGACCGCGCCAGTGGCGGTGCGGCCCTACCGGTACCCATAG